Genomic window (Vidua macroura isolate BioBank_ID:100142 chromosome 3, ASM2450914v1, whole genome shotgun sequence):
GTGAGAGAAACCTCGCAGAAGGCTGGGCTTGCCAAACCATACAAGGAGACTTGGAAGAGGTCTTGCCTGCATTGTGGCTAAGCTCAGAAGGAAGAAGCTGTGTCTAAAGAAATTCTGTCAGGGAAAACTAAGGTGAACAAAAATAAGATAGAAATGATattaaataaatcagaattaaatttaCAGGTCCAGTTTGCTGGGACTCTTAAAATGTGGGAGGACAGTGCAGTGTACACAAACCAATTACAGCTCTAAATGTAAGAGTACAGATactgaaaccccaaatccctaTATCCTTCACAAGAGTAGGTTATCTAGAAAGAGTGATAATGTAACCAGGATTGTATCTGAGCTTACTGATatccagagagaaaaattaaatggtgGTGAAAAGGATAGGGAAGTTTTATAAGAAAAATCAAGTGGTTTATGTCTATACATTGAGCTTAAGATGGtgagaacacaaagaaaaaaggtgtGGTTTTTTAATAGAATGGGTTGAAGAAAGAGATAAATTAGTCATCCTGATAAAGGGGCCTCTGGAATGTTGCCAGTTGTGCAGGGCAGGACTCAACAGGAGTAACTCCACATTACTTCTCCCTTAAACAATTTTTCTCTCCCTACCAATATGATTTTTGACAGTTTCCTGTGTTTAGACACTACCACACATTAGACTGGCCCAGGCATGACTTTGGCCTGTGCCAGCTGATGATCCtccaggcagtgccccagcagaGTCAGGATGATGCCTGGGCCAGGGGCTGTTCCCAACAGGCAGCTTGCAGAGAGGCAGCTGTTTTGGAGGCAGAGAGAGTTAAATAGCTTTGGCCTGTGCAGACCTCTACCTGTTGGCCTGTGGGATGACTAACCTGGCACAATCTGTGCAGCCAGAGGTTGCCCACTGGGTATCAGTGAGCTCTGCTGGTTGGTTGCAAATAGCAGGTGattgttttttaatgtgtgcTGGACAGACCACCTTTGGACAGCACAATCCAATCCCTGGAATGACTGGTAAACTCCTTTTAATCCTGCATATGTATTCTGTGCTGTGGTTATGTGAAGTGGTTCTCTCTGCAAAATGAGGGAGGAGAGGCAGTCCACTACTGATTTTTAAGAGGGACTCCTCTGTTATGTAGATAAGAAACAAATGGTGTATTCAGTCATATTTGCTGTGTTGCTTTTTGTCAAGGGCCAGAAAgacaaatgttatttttcacttCACATCTTTCTGCTGAAAAATACCCTTCAGGATCTATTAGTTTTCCTATTCTATTGTTTCTGCTAGATAGATACCAAGTAATGTTTCTTCCTTAAGATGCAGAGGTGTGTTCTGGAAAGACAAGAACACACATGATCTTTCTGTGAATGTTTACAGGAAGCAAACACAAGCTATTTGTTGCTGCAGAGATAACTACTCTTTGAATTTCAACTGTAAATTAATAATATAGAATGAGTGAAGAATATTAATTCTAGCCTAGCAAGGTATTTTAACAgctctggagaaaaagatcGGCAGATATGCCTGTTAAAATGAACCTTCATATCTGAAAGAAGGATTCACCAAACAGATATAAATTGagcaattaaaagaaattaactttGAGCAATGCAAGTGGCAGCTGCTTATTTGGATTTGGAGTTCTGCTGTGATTATAAGCAGGGCAGGATTGTTCTCGGGACGCCATTAGTGTGTAGATGGAGGAGGGGGTGTCTCCAAAAACAGTGAATTAGTCCAGCAGAAAACTGGTCTAGAATAGACTGACTTTGCAATGCTAAATCTCTGTGTATACTTAGCTCTCAGAGCTGCCTCACTGAAAGCTCAGACATTGCTCCTACCAGCACCAGTGGAAAATGGGACTATAAAGATGTTTCTATATAGACCTAAATTGTTGTAGAATGGCACTGAGACTAGGCCTGTAAAATCTATGGGGACACTCTAACTCTGGCCCTGAAGTGAGTGTGTGAAACTTACTCAAACACCAATAGCTGTCACAGGCTCTGCCTGTAGCTCTGTAGCTTCAGGATGTTTAAAGTTGCCTGACCCCTTCCTGTATTCCAGCAGCTTGGTCTTGCTGCAGTACTACTCAGGTATGTCCCTGACAGGGAATTGATCTGCATTCAAaagaattggatttttttttttttttaagttcataTTTACCATGTATCTTTATTCTCCTCCTATTCCTTGGGTTGGAAGTGCTGGTTCAGGCTTTTCCTGCCAGTATGAGGCAGGCTCCAGAAGTACAGAGGTACAGGCAGGGCCAACTCCCACCAGCCAGTGAAGCTCTGTCAGTGCTGTCAAGCCCAgggcccagctgtgctgtggtgaCTTTGCTACAGGAGTGTGATGCAGGCTGTTTGATCTTCCCCACAATGTAAGTTGAATGCTATGAGTTTTACAGTTAGAGCAAGACATGAGTGGTCCCCTACACTGCAAGAGAAATGTGCTCAGTGTCTCACTCTCCTGTACACCTTGCAGTCCAGGAGGAACTAACAGGCTTTCCTTCACCTCTCCACCCTAGATGGATTCCTGCTCTTCCAGCAAGTGCCCCTGGTTGAGATTGATGGGATGAAGATGGTGCAGACCAGAGCCATCATGAGCTACATAGCAGGGAAATACAATCTCTATGGGAAAGACTTGAAGGAGAGAGCCCTGTATGTAACACCTCCTATCACTAACAGAGCAGTCTGTTATTTGATAGCTACATTATATAAACCAAATTCAATCCTGTAAATCCCATATAAAGGCATCAAAAAGGCTAACGATAAGATTTAACCACTGCTTCTGAAGTGTTCCTAACAGAAATAGGCTTctgttctttcagaaaaatattcaggttTCATTCATACATAGTTTTGGCTATGAAAATTGGCATTATGTTGGTGATATAAAATTCCTGTAAGTTGCCTTAGTTAATTGGAAAacagatgaaataatttctgtgcttttttctaCCATCTTGCCCTGACCAATAGGATTGACATGTATGTGGAAGGAATATCAGATCTGATGCAAATGATTTTGATGTTTCCTTTCTCTCCACCTGATGCAAAAGAGAAGAATATTGAGTCAATTAAGGAGAGAGCAACTAACAGGTACTTTCCAGTCTTCGAAAAGGTAAGTTACAGGAAGTATGTGTCTATAAAACTTGCAGAAACTTTTTGGATAATTGCAAAATAAGAATGTAGTGTAGGTCAGTTCCCAATCCTCAGCTTTTTTGATTAtcaaaaaaggggaaatacaGCAGTACATCTTCCactctttgtttgcttttgttgtcaGGGCTGTGGTATTTGAACATCTGCGAAGCAATATGTTCTCAGCTGTACAAAAAAACTTTTCAGTAAAAgttttgtgattatttttcttgaaggaGCAGTTCTATACTTACATTTGTTTAAAGCCCATCTCTCCCCCATACttaatttcatttggaaaagttTCCCTGGAAGAATGCAAAAATCCCTTGTACATAAATCAGGTATAGAGGAGTACTTGAGTAAAATGACAGTCacagatttataaaaaaataacaccaaCCCATATGATTCGTGCATCTGGCACTTTTGTAATAATGATCTAGTTTTcttggaaaataataataaaagctgAACATCACACAAGTTCTTAGCACTAAAATAGTCTGTTCCCAAAGGCAGGGATTTTCTTTAGTTAGTTGTTGCAATTCTGCATTTCTAAGTTTCCTTCCTGATATTAGCATTGGACATCACTTCATATGAAACATCTAAATGGGAGTTCTATGAATTCCTTAAATTGCTTGTTGCTTCCTCCATTATCCCTGTTTCTAATCCTAGGACTGTTACTAGTCTACTTTAGCacgtggttttttttctgttcctagTGCCCATCGTCATTCATTATTACTGAGTGACCAAAGTTTGTAGTCTGTGTACTAGAACATGAAATGaacaaaacttcattttttcccagcagtAATGAAATTTAGGCTCAGCTTCAGCAGAAAGGTCCACTCTGAAATTTCAGGTAGAattgctgctcagctctgcagctgtgctgtgaggcTTAGCTGCCAAGGATGCCCATATGCCCCGCTCTCATCTGCAGCCCACATTTTCTTGTCTTCTCCAGGTTTTGAAACAACATGGCCAAGACTTTCTTGTGGGCAACAAATTCAGCTGGGCAGATGTTCAGCTAATAGAAGCTATTTTAGCAGTGGAGGAGAAAGTTCCTGATGTGCTCTCAGGGTTTCCTCAGTTGCAGGTAATTTAATTACTGAGTATGCTGTATTCAGGAGCTAGAGGTCAGTCCTGAAGTAATCATCCCCCCATGCTGGGTAAATCACATTTTTGTGGCTGGAATTCCTCTCTtgctctgtttttaattttttttttttttttaggtgtttaaaagcaaaatgagcAATATGCCTACGATTAAGAAgttcctgcagcctggcagcccaAGGAAACCCCCACCAGATGCCCATTATGTAGAAACTGTGttgaagatttttaagaaatgagAGCCTTGCCACCTTTGGTGAGACCCAAAATGCTGGAAGAGCgggggaaagcagagcagcaacCCCAATCCCTaaaccaaaggagaaggaagCTCAGCAAATTAGTATTGTTTTAGTTAAAACTAGTGCTAGAGGAACAAAACAACCCATACCAGAAATAAATCATTCTGTTATACTGGCAATGTGACAGCAACTTTGTCTTTATTGATATCAAATGCTTggcaaaacatgaaaacaaaggaGTATGGAGGCAAAGAATTATTTGTAGGATCAGGAATTTattaatttggaaaaagaaCAATGCAGTGTTATATTGTTAGAATATAACTTGttggattatttttctgtatttcaaaccTGTGTGATCATACCAGCTGCTTACAAATATATTACCTCTTGAGAGCAAATTGTTGTGAAAGCAAGGTGCAGTCTGTTTTGCAGACTGGCAAGACAGAGGGGGTTTATTTCTACACATTTAGGACAGAACACGGAGCAACAGATACTCACGGtccatttaatttcaaataaaaatatttacagcagaCAATGAACAGCCTTGTGAAGTGGTCTGATGCAACAGAGAAGCACCTGCTTAGAAGGAAATGGTGTTCCAACAACTGTCAGTAACCAGATCTGATGCTTAATAGTCCATGACAtgagtgaaggaaaaaagaaattagaaaaaatatgggaaaatgaacctgagggagaaaacagaagaacacCATTTCCCAAAATAGCTCAGTGAAGTGACACTTCCAAAAGTCAAGTTACAAGACAGACTGTATTGGACTTAGTTGCCTGAAATCTCAATGGATACTTGTGACAGAACAAGAAACGTCAGTGTTGGGATTAAATCATCCTCTGAAGACAGTGCTCCTCTCCCCTACCTCTAAAGAAGGCTGAAGGGAATGGCTTCATCAAAACTTTTAACTATCTCAGTAGAGACAGAATAATTTTGAGTAGTTCAGCCATAACTGAAGAGCATGCTGAGAGATTCCTCCTGAATTTGGACCTATTGGAAGGAGACTAGACAGCTAGACCAGATGTAGGTGTCTACAAAGTTGGATGAGATGGGTTTTTCTAAGTTGTCTACACTATAATTAACTTTCAGGCTTGAACTCACACTTCCCTACCAGGTGATCACTAGACTCAGGATGTCTCCTAGAGTTTATCAGGGGCAGGCCTACAAATAGTGAATCCAGACAAGTTACCTAAGAGGAGTTTGGGTTTGTGGAACAGCCAGATGCTCCTTGGTGCACATGTGCCATAAGTCATATGTGTccaaaaatgggggaaataCTGTTTCCAACTGTCAGAAGCTGGATGGAAGACCTTCCCAAAATGTAAGGAGGGATAGAGGGACATAGAGCCCTAACCAGAATGGGGAGCTACAAGAGGTGCCCTCAGTCAGGGGTCCTCTTTTGTGAAGCCTGGCTCCCTTTCTGTGCCATATGGGATACAGAGTGTTTCACCTGGGGACTAGGCACCTCCTAAAAGGCAATACATTGTAGTGGTGACTCTTTTGATGCCCTGTCCATCTGTGATTCTAGCTCTCAGTAAATTATGAAGCTTATTTTATTGTCAAGCATGGAACACATCAATATAACAGGTACCTCGTCATCCAAAGAGGAAATAAACCCatatttttcagcagcaaagcATGTGTTAAAGGGAGTTGTTGCAGGAGctgtttccctcctgccttaCTGAAGCACTCAGACAACACTTCCAGCTAGTGTCCAGGAAAGACCTGAAGGAGAAAGCCCCTCCTACTGTAacaaccaatttttttttgtgtgacaAACTGCAATTTAGACAGCCTCCCTGTCTAACATACGAATAATATGCCATCTCACGGCTATGTTCAGGGCAATTCAGCAAAAGTTTGCTGAAAAGTTTGCTTTTGTATGTATATATTGACCTTGACTACATCGGTATTAACCACGTAGATTAGATAGGCAGGATGCTGCATGGGAGATTATTCTGTACTGACATATTGAAATCAATACAGTTGGCCAAAGAAAACAATCAGGAGTGCAGAGTGCAATTTGACTTCTCATACCACACTTCATTCACTGCCTCTTACAGTTTTCTTTATTGTGTATTTTCACTGAGTCAAATTCAGGGAAAtgtttttgacagaaaaaaattcaaaaccgACCCCAATGTCCAGAGATGAAATTGAGCAGAAGTGTCCTGAAGGAATATACACTAAGCAAGGCATAGAAGCTTGTGACAGATTTGAGCAGAATTAGCTGATGTGATTTATGTAGAGTGACAATgtgtaaaaagtaaaaaaacagaaaacattagAATAAGTGTGATTGCTGTAGTAGCAATCTTTTCTACTGAGTGAGTTTTTCAAccattataattatttttaactagCAAATGGAAAGCATATTATAATTTTGTGCTGGCACAGATGTTCCCAATGACCATGACCTCTCATCTACCTTACATTTCTACATTGTCAGCATTAGtcaggaatttattttctgtaggtGAGAAGGAACTTAACAGAGctaattggttttgtttgcttaagAGAGAGAAGTTTCCTGTTTGCAGAGAGCTGTTTGGAATACTCAGTGTAGGAGGGGCTCCCAGGGAGTTATATAATCTCAAGGTAGAACTGCTGTGACCTTAGAGTGGGTTACACTGTGCACAAGGTAAGTGGGGATATTATTTGGGACGTGCAGGGAGTTGTTGTACATGAAACTCAGTCAGTGAATGGGTTTTATAGATTAAATGTGTTTATGTACTTTCTTTACTAACATGGTTACATGTACCAAATGTTAACTTCTTAATCAGCTGCTTTTGAGGTGTacagaattaagaaaaagaagtgtAGATCTCACAAGTGGGGAGTGTTTCCTCTCGCCTCCTTCCTACTGTAGAGAAGCTGACATGTTATTTACAAGGGGAATATGGTGGTGGTTTGGCcgttttccttttgctgctgttaaTGCTTCGGCTTTGTTGCTGACAGGGTGTCAATAGCTGTGAGACTGGTATAGGCTGGAcactttgtgtgtgtttgtcgCTGATGTGCACGCGTGGTTCTGAGTGGGGTAGGTGACAGTCTGCCTAGAAACTGTTGTTGCTTTAAGTTGCTGCCTAGaaactgctgctgttgcttGAAATTCTAGCAGAGCTGGAACCGGACCAAGCAAGCATTGCCCTGAGGCTGTGCCTGTGGTAAAGGCAAATCTGATGTTACCAGaggcaaaattaatttccatgttTTGGAGGCTTgtctaaagaaattaaagaagcaGGGAGTGTTGTAAAAGAGGTTGACTTCGGGAAAGAATTCCTTCCTGGCTGGTTATAATGGAGTATAATGGCTGATTGAGCAAGCACAGAAACTGCTGTGTTTATAGCATATATCTGATTAAACAGTAAACTGTATTCTGAGATAAAGCCAAAATGCACAGAGAGCACCCTCTGCTTTCTGGTCAGAACAGAATGCTTTGGATGGAAGTGGTTTTGATTCACTTGTTCTCTGACTGGGCCAATTGCTCTAATTACAGAGTTCTGCTTAAATATTCTGCATGTGTAAGAAACATTTGAAGGCAGAATGATACAAGGCAGTCTCTCAATATAATCTAACTTTTAGCTCCACTATTAATTGATTCAAGTCTTGGACCACAACTGATGGTTTCAAACAAGATAACTTTGAGAGACAGTTAGAGACTCCAAACTAGGATTGTGAatctttattttgcaaaacttCATTGCAGATACTAGGGAATCAGGCACGTGGAAACATGTCTGGAAAACCCAAGCTGCACTACTTCAATGGACGTGGCCGGATGGAACCAATTCGgtggctcctggcagcagctggggttGAGGTTTGCTTCTGGTCTTTTATACTGAGATCCTGTGACAAATATGTGCTTTTACTGTTCCTTCTGAAAAGTGTGACTGAGCAGCAGTTTCATGCTCTGCCTTCAGTGCCTTGCAGAGCAAGCCACGAGTGACCACAAGCTTATCCTAAGCAGGGGGCAAGTTCCTGTCTTACTTCAAAGCATCAGGTCCAAAACCTGCTGGTAGCACCACAAATGCTTCTCCCCTGTAGCTAGAGagctcctcagcagcagaacCTGGCTTCTTAATCTTCTGATCACAGAGGTCAAGCACCTGCAGTTCTGAATACCTTCAGTTAAATTCCAGTGTCCAAAACAGCAAGAGCTTATTATTGCTGCCAGGATGTACTTTACCTTTGAAGGTACTGGATATTGTAAAccacaaagtaattttttttttttacctctgaCAGATTCTGATATTAAACCAGAGATGGAGTATGGGAATCTGTGTGTTTCAAGATCCATGGCTTTCTGTCACAGTGATGGCCAATGTGCCTGACAGCTTTCAAATATatgttttaagaaataaaattgccCAAAACACATCTCTTTACACCTTCTTTACCTAAATGAGGAAGAAGCTAAATCATGGAATGACAACAGaacttttcttctctccttcctgcAGTTTGAAGAATCttacctggaaaaaaaggaggatcTGACAAAGTTACAGAAGGGTAAGTTTCCTTCACTTTTAGATAATAACAGCAGCAATAGTAAGAATTAGAATTAGAGTTACTTGTCTGAGAACACCTAAGAATTCTTAAGTCTTAgtgtcttaaaaagaaaatttcttaaCTGAATTGTACATGAAGTCTCAGAGGTGCACACTGCAGCATTAGGTGGTGTTATCCACCCAGTTGCTTCAATCTCcactgaatcacagaagggCTGAGGTCAGAAGGAACCTCTCAAGATTGTCTACTCCACCTCCTCTCTTCAAGCAAGGCCCCCTCCAGCCAGTTACCCAGGACGATGTCCAGCTgggttttgagtatctccaaggatggagaatttacagcttctctggacaacccaCACAGTCAAAGAGTCTTTCTTCAAGTTCAGATGGTTGACTTTCCTTTGCTTCAGCTTGTGCCCATTCCATCCTATGGCAATAGAGGCTTTTGTCATCAAATCATCTTGAAATTCATTAGCATCTTAAGTTGCCTTCAAAGTTGTTATAATCCCTATGAAAAGAGTTTCAGATTTCCGACTTGACCTGTACGTACCTTTACTGCATTCCTGCCACCCAAAGCAACTACCCACCGTGCTAGCTTCAGCTTCCATCTTCCTGATCATCATAATAATCATGTTTCCTCCAAACCAAATTGCATGTCTATGCTCTTCACCTGGCCTGTCAAAAGCAATCTGAGCTTGGGTTAGCATTTGCAGTCCAGCTGTCCTGTAGGACAGGTCCCCCTGTTACAGGCTGCCTTTCAAAAAGTATTTGTGGACACAAGCGTAAAGACACATGCACACTTACAAAGAGAAACATATCTGATCAGTTATCCGAGTCAAGAAATATGATTCTATAATGCAAAAACTCTTCCACGCTTCTCTGACCTGATGCCTCTAGTTCTGGAggtatttttacttctttcatGCTAAGACAAGGCTTCTACATGCTAGCAAAAGAGTTGCATGGCTCCTGCCTCACTCCAAGTGATATTTGGGTCTTGCAGGAATCTCATGGAACTCATTCGTTCCCACTTTGTGCCTGTACAGATGAGATGCCATTTGTAAAGTCAATAAAGTAGTCACAAAGATCTTTTATATTCactattatttatatattcattattATTCACATTGTGTGTTGGCCAGTGCTTAGAAAGTGTGGATATATTTAGCAAAACATGACAGAAACTGGCTGGACCAGATCCTTCAATCCTTCTTGTCTGTATTAACCTCCTTGAAAATCACCTGTGTTAGAGCCATGCAGTGCATGTATTTTTCAGTGTGTGACAGCTAAAAGTTCTGCATTTGGCTGTTTTCTCAAATCTGAAATTCCCACAAGTTCATTGCTATAGTATTAAGTTATTAACATGTCACTAAGAAAATGTTGTTGCATGGTGAGCATTTTCCACACCTTCTTGCAAGAATGAGGATGGTTGCTaccaaaagggttgtcaagcattgtaccaggctgcccaaggaagtggttgagtcactgTGTGTAGATGTGCACttgggacatggtttagtggtggaatTAGGCATTGTTGGTTTTacagttggatttgatgatcttaggACTTTTATCCAGCCTGAATGATTCAGATtctaaataaaaagtaatacaTGTGGTTACTTTGCCTAACACGTGCTGGTGGTTCTCATTCAGGGGCTGAATGTCTCCTTGTGTTATTCCCTTTGGCCTAGATGGATCCCTGCTCTTTCAGCAAGTGCCAATGGTAGAGATCGACGGGATGAAGCTGGTGCAGACCAGAGCCATTGCCAACTACATAGCAACGAAGTACAGCCTCTACGGGAAGGACATGAAGGAGAGAGCCCTGTACTGTAACAGTAGCACCTTTGCTTGTTAGACCCCAGCTCACCCTGTAGCCCAATGTAACGCAAGGATATCCCAGCTCACAGCTCGATTCAGTGGGAGAGAGCAGCGCTGCTTTGTGCAGCATGAGCTGACTGTGACTGCAGCTGATGTCTACAGCAGAGATAGTCAGCTGGATTCCATAGGGCAAGTGAGCCCAGGAATCATCAATCAGAGGTCAATGCACTTATCAGAAGACAGCAGTCAGGGGGGCAGACTGTCCTACTgatgctgcttttcattttcccctgCAGTTGTCAGCAGCAtcattttctcctcctcacaTTCAGGGCAATGTcttttaaggaaacaaaaactCTCCTCTCTCTAATAACCAGGAATTAGTATAGAATTAGAATTAATAACAGGTTATTAAAGGACAGGACTCCTAGGGCACATGTTTTGACCTGAGGTATTTTTGAATGCTTGAAATTAATAAGCACTCTTAAACAAGGTATTTGCTAGATATTTGTATGGACCTGCTGTTAAACTTAGGCTGTCTGATTGGATTTTTAACACAAGTTTGGATGGCATACATGACAATTTTGTAGTCAGGTGCAAAAACCCATAGTCCAGACAAGAATCAGTCCCAGTAAGAAGTGAGAGGGCTACAATCTTTAGGTTTTGCCTAGGAATTTTGCATTTGCCTTTGGCCcaagctcctctcctgcctgcctccagtgcaactgcattttaggggggAACTTTGCCAGGGTATGTGTGTGGGAGATAAAAGGGGCAGGGATTTCCCAGCATCTCAGTGAGGTTGTGCCAGGAGTAGTTGTGCTGTTCAGAGCTACT
Coding sequences:
- the LOC128804706 gene encoding glutathione S-transferase-like, whose protein sequence is MSGKPRLTYLNGRGRMEPIRWLLAAAGVEFEEVYLETKEQYDKLIKDGFLLFQQVPLVEIDGMKMVQTRAIMSYIAGKYNLYGKDLKERALIDMYVEGISDLMQMILMFPFSPPDAKEKNIESIKERATNRYFPVFEKVLKQHGQDFLVGNKFSWADVQLIEAILAVEEKVPDVLSGFPQLQVFKSKMSNMPTIKKFLQPGSPRKPPPDAHYVETVLKIFKK